One genomic region from Sphingobacterium multivorum encodes:
- a CDS encoding alpha/beta hydrolase, translated as MSSKLLVIFFFLFSPSLMFAQQYKTTTDIAYCKPDEPDSYKKERCKLDIYIPTDRKNFATIVWFHGGGLEEANKFIPLELKEKGVAVIAVNYRLSPRAKAPSYIEDAAEAVAWTFSHIANYGGDPSKIYVSGHSAGGYLALMVGLDKHYLQKFGVDANNIKGLAPISGQTNTHYTIKKERGQSMVIPQIDHFAPLSFARKDAPPILLITGDQQLEMAARFEENAHLAAVLKQVGHTRTSLYQLQGFDHGGVYAPGCLLILNWIKGLEK; from the coding sequence ATGTCTTCCAAATTGCTTGTTATCTTCTTTTTTCTGTTTTCACCGAGTTTAATGTTTGCGCAGCAGTATAAAACGACAACCGACATTGCCTATTGTAAACCAGATGAACCAGATTCTTATAAGAAAGAACGTTGTAAATTGGATATCTATATCCCGACTGATCGTAAAAATTTTGCTACCATCGTATGGTTTCATGGCGGCGGACTAGAGGAGGCAAATAAATTTATTCCACTTGAACTTAAAGAAAAAGGTGTAGCGGTTATAGCAGTCAATTATAGGCTAAGCCCCAGAGCGAAAGCGCCGAGCTATATCGAAGATGCTGCTGAGGCTGTTGCATGGACATTTTCACATATTGCAAACTATGGCGGAGATCCCTCAAAAATTTATGTGTCGGGACATTCAGCAGGCGGATATTTGGCTTTAATGGTTGGTTTGGATAAGCATTACCTGCAAAAATTTGGTGTTGATGCAAATAATATAAAAGGGCTGGCACCGATTAGTGGGCAAACAAATACGCATTACACGATTAAAAAGGAACGTGGGCAATCCATGGTGATCCCCCAGATTGATCATTTTGCACCGCTTTCGTTCGCACGGAAAGATGCACCGCCAATTCTCCTGATCACTGGGGATCAACAATTGGAAATGGCGGCACGGTTTGAAGAAAACGCCCATTTGGCAGCGGTCTTAAAACAGGTAGGGCATACCAGAACCTCGTTGTATCAGCTACAGGGGTTTGATCATGGGGGAGTGTATGCGCCTGGTTGCCTGTTGATACTGAACTGGATCAAAGGACTCGAAAAGTAG
- a CDS encoding DUF3347 domain-containing protein: MKKFMLIVAIALIFVACNNSTSKNTHADHTVPVAADTATTNVDKSKGDSALTKEAARVNNTAAKIEPSAGKVDVTAASNPFAGLYSAYFALKDALVKDNGAAAQTAAKGIQAAIERVNNEQLDAVQAKLWKEYQRKLAFDTEHIAGITENEHQREHFVTLSKNMYVLMKSVKPEVTVYYQHCPMYRDGKGANWLSTQKKIENPYLGQSMATCGSIVETIH; the protein is encoded by the coding sequence ATGAAAAAGTTTATGCTAATTGTGGCGATCGCATTGATATTCGTTGCATGCAACAATTCAACATCGAAAAATACACATGCAGATCATACGGTCCCTGTTGCTGCGGATACCGCAACGACGAATGTTGACAAAAGCAAAGGCGATAGCGCTTTGACTAAAGAGGCTGCCAGAGTAAATAATACAGCTGCAAAAATAGAACCATCGGCGGGGAAAGTTGATGTAACAGCAGCTAGCAATCCTTTTGCAGGCTTATACAGCGCCTATTTCGCGCTGAAAGATGCATTGGTTAAGGATAATGGCGCGGCTGCACAGACAGCAGCGAAAGGAATACAGGCTGCCATTGAAAGAGTTAATAACGAACAATTGGATGCTGTTCAGGCAAAACTTTGGAAGGAATACCAACGGAAATTGGCTTTCGATACAGAGCATATTGCTGGGATTACGGAAAATGAACATCAGCGAGAGCACTTTGTGACCCTTTCCAAAAATATGTATGTGTTGATGAAATCTGTCAAACCTGAAGTTACGGTCTATTACCAACACTGCCCTATGTATCGTGATGGAAAAGGAGCCAATTGGTTGAGTACACAAAAGAAAATTGAAAATCCTTATTTAGGTCAATCAATGGCCACCTGTGGATCTATCGTAGAAACAATACATTAA
- a CDS encoding GNAT family N-acetyltransferase: MRNSFQIKLVTNHKEYPYDLLLLADETIHAIDKYLYESLVYVVYETVKPIAVFCLYPVNTETLEIKNIAVSPEFQGMGLGSQLLDFIKENYRQYPNLIVGTADCGLAQIRFYERNGFVKYAVRKDFFIENYELPIYENGQLLKDMIMLRYTLNP; the protein is encoded by the coding sequence ATGCGCAATAGCTTTCAAATAAAACTTGTTACAAATCATAAGGAATATCCTTATGATTTGTTGCTTTTGGCAGACGAAACCATTCATGCAATTGACAAATACCTCTATGAATCGCTAGTTTATGTTGTCTATGAAACGGTAAAACCGATCGCTGTTTTCTGTTTGTATCCGGTCAATACAGAGACATTAGAAATTAAAAACATCGCCGTATCACCCGAGTTTCAAGGTATGGGGCTCGGAAGTCAACTGCTTGATTTTATCAAGGAGAATTACCGGCAATATCCGAACCTGATTGTGGGTACCGCAGATTGTGGTTTGGCTCAAATTCGTTTTTATGAACGAAATGGCTTTGTTAAATACGCCGTCCGTAAAGATTTTTTCATTGAAAATTATGAGCTGCCTATTTATGAAAATGGCCAGTTGTTGAAAGATATGATTATGCTGCGGTATACGTTAAATCCCTAG
- a CDS encoding PLP-dependent aminotransferase family protein, which translates to MLRPWNLTIDIDRSSSKAIYIQIADNIAADIQSGRLAKGTALPSSRSLAAQLKLNRNTVIDAIQLLLSEGWLVSQARRGIFVAAQLPYGSNLYVAQKIELSDHQAPTRIIFDDGNPDSKIAPIEQLGRAYRQIFKRSARWKMMGYADPRGHLDFREEIANMLNIERNMHIDKNNLCISRGSQMAMYLVAQCLLRHDDYIFVESPGYHSAWKIFEKAGARLIPIPVDTDGLIVDELLPHLLKKSNIRALYLTPHRQYPTTVTLSKERRSQLIALSNQHNFTIIEDDYDYEFHFEQAPYYPLASQQELINTVYIGTLSKVVAPALRLGYLATRNEQLLQQVTELRYFIDIQGDNIMEQAVLELIQDGTIRRHIRKATLLYKKKRDFMIAQLDKYLQDHVSYTSPKGGLAVWLSFKHQIDWAFLSQKLKERSVHIPHPENYSRENIFGGIRLGYGSLSEELIEEGIIILAELLEQAKRSFR; encoded by the coding sequence ATGCTTAGACCTTGGAATTTAACGATAGATATTGACAGATCCTCTTCAAAAGCGATTTACATCCAAATAGCGGATAACATTGCTGCTGATATACAATCAGGTCGATTGGCGAAAGGAACGGCCTTACCCAGTAGCAGATCTCTTGCAGCCCAACTAAAATTAAACCGAAACACGGTAATTGATGCCATACAGTTGCTGTTGAGCGAAGGCTGGCTGGTTAGTCAGGCACGTAGAGGTATATTTGTAGCGGCTCAATTACCTTATGGCTCTAACCTATATGTTGCACAAAAGATCGAATTATCTGATCATCAAGCCCCCACACGTATTATATTCGATGATGGTAATCCAGACAGCAAGATTGCCCCGATAGAACAGCTCGGACGGGCCTATCGTCAAATTTTTAAACGCAGCGCACGTTGGAAAATGATGGGCTATGCCGATCCCCGAGGACATCTTGATTTTCGGGAAGAAATCGCCAATATGCTCAACATCGAGCGCAACATGCACATTGATAAAAATAACCTATGCATCAGTCGTGGAAGTCAAATGGCCATGTACCTGGTCGCCCAATGCCTATTACGGCACGATGATTATATCTTTGTGGAGTCCCCTGGATACCATTCAGCCTGGAAAATCTTTGAAAAAGCTGGTGCGCGATTGATTCCTATCCCTGTCGATACCGATGGTCTTATCGTTGATGAACTTCTCCCACATTTATTGAAAAAAAGCAATATTAGGGCACTATATCTTACTCCACATCGACAATATCCAACCACTGTGACCTTAAGCAAAGAACGGAGATCACAATTAATAGCATTATCCAACCAACATAACTTCACGATCATTGAGGACGATTACGATTACGAATTTCATTTTGAACAAGCGCCCTATTACCCACTCGCTTCACAGCAGGAACTGATCAATACTGTTTACATTGGTACACTCAGCAAAGTTGTTGCACCAGCACTCCGTCTCGGTTATCTGGCGACAAGAAACGAGCAGCTACTCCAGCAGGTTACCGAACTTCGCTACTTCATCGATATACAAGGTGACAATATTATGGAGCAAGCTGTCCTGGAACTCATTCAGGATGGAACAATTCGTAGACATATCCGAAAAGCAACGCTGCTTTACAAAAAGAAACGTGATTTCATGATCGCCCAATTGGACAAATATCTGCAGGATCATGTGAGCTATACTTCTCCAAAAGGGGGATTGGCGGTTTGGCTATCATTTAAACATCAGATCGACTGGGCATTTTTATCCCAAAAATTAAAGGAAAGATCAGTCCATATACCGCATCCCGAAAACTACAGCAGAGAAAATATTTTTGGTGGAATACGACTTGGTTATGGATCCTTATCTGAGGAATTGATCGAGGAAGGAATCATCATTTTAGCTGAACTTTTGGAACAGGCGAAACGCTCCTTCCGATGA
- a CDS encoding DUF3347 domain-containing protein — MRLMSLLGLVIPVLLSTQHTHAQIKNAKTATVKIFGNTPAVKTIIEKEGRDGQFAKVDWNQATKLAVVTYDSSKTSADEVLKRIALAGFDNEKFLAPDDAYVQLAKAEQYERVLKPALKNDTEQQVDHTNHRQGVQTTIQPSVNSKAADEKTAFALLASSYFALKDALVKTDAVAAAAHAEAFQAAVKAVDMNKLSHDEHTVWMKVMNKLASDATGITKNKDVAKQRVAFASLSNALYELLKVSKVDGPIYYQHCPMFSEGKGAHWLSKENAVKNPFFGAQMISCGSTVETLN, encoded by the coding sequence ATGAGATTAATGTCATTACTTGGTTTGGTAATCCCTGTATTACTATCCACCCAACATACACATGCACAAATTAAAAATGCAAAGACAGCGACTGTAAAGATTTTTGGAAATACACCGGCTGTTAAAACGATCATTGAAAAAGAAGGTCGGGACGGACAATTTGCGAAAGTTGACTGGAATCAGGCAACCAAACTGGCGGTTGTTACCTACGACTCGTCAAAAACAAGCGCGGATGAGGTTCTTAAGCGCATTGCATTGGCAGGGTTCGACAATGAAAAATTTCTGGCTCCAGATGATGCTTATGTTCAATTGGCAAAAGCTGAACAATATGAACGAGTCCTAAAACCAGCATTAAAAAATGATACTGAACAGCAGGTCGATCATACGAACCATCGTCAGGGCGTACAAACAACAATTCAGCCTTCGGTGAACTCAAAAGCAGCGGATGAAAAGACCGCATTTGCACTCTTGGCAAGTTCTTACTTTGCGCTAAAGGATGCATTGGTGAAGACAGATGCGGTGGCGGCAGCAGCTCATGCCGAGGCATTTCAAGCAGCAGTCAAAGCTGTCGATATGAATAAACTTAGCCACGATGAACATACGGTATGGATGAAGGTGATGAATAAGCTGGCAAGCGATGCGACAGGTATAACTAAAAATAAAGATGTTGCTAAGCAACGTGTGGCTTTTGCATCTCTTTCAAATGCGTTGTATGAGCTGCTGAAGGTGAGTAAAGTGGACGGACCTATTTATTATCAGCATTGCCCTATGTTTAGTGAAGGCAAGGGAGCGCATTGGCTAAGTAAGGAGAATGCCGTGAAAAACCCATTCTTTGGAGCGCAAATGATTAGTTGTGGAAGTACAGTAGAAACGTTAAACTAA
- a CDS encoding DUF2231 domain-containing protein, which translates to MKSLFEGLPSLHPLLVHFPIVLLLMALISHIGALLLKKHRRPFTVLTFGLLLLGTLGALAAIQTATHISGDADEKAFAVFEIHQRFAWISFWIASSTTVLHFVGLRKDTSAWINYLILILLISLSVTLFITGHHGARLVYQYGVGPMGNGILMY; encoded by the coding sequence ATGAAAAGCTTATTCGAAGGACTGCCCAGCTTACACCCGCTATTGGTACATTTTCCGATTGTGCTCTTGCTGATGGCCTTGATTAGTCATATAGGTGCCTTATTGTTAAAAAAACATCGACGTCCTTTCACTGTGCTGACTTTCGGATTGTTATTACTGGGAACACTTGGAGCTCTTGCTGCAATTCAGACCGCAACCCATATTTCAGGCGATGCAGATGAAAAGGCCTTCGCGGTTTTTGAGATCCATCAACGTTTTGCCTGGATCAGCTTTTGGATTGCAAGTAGCACTACAGTCCTGCATTTTGTTGGATTGCGAAAAGATACAAGTGCTTGGATAAACTATTTGATATTGATTTTGTTGATCAGTTTATCGGTGACACTATTTATCACGGGGCATCACGGTGCTAGACTGGTCTACCAATATGGCGTAGGACCGATGGGAAATGGAATACTAATGTATTAA
- a CDS encoding MaoC family dehydratase, protein MTIINNYEEYKAFEGKSLGESQWHVIDQKQINQFADATLDHQWIHLDSEKAKTDSPFKSTIAHGYLTLSLIPYLWKQIAEVRNVKMEINYGIENLRFAQPVLVDNAVQLHTQVKSVVNLRGVVKVTIEATLKIKDSAKPAYVGDVIFLYHFN, encoded by the coding sequence ATGACAATAATTAACAATTATGAAGAGTACAAAGCCTTTGAAGGAAAATCATTAGGCGAATCCCAATGGCATGTTATTGATCAAAAACAAATTAATCAATTTGCGGATGCAACCCTTGACCACCAATGGATTCATTTAGATAGTGAAAAGGCCAAAACTGATAGTCCTTTCAAATCGACTATTGCTCATGGCTATCTGACCTTGTCCCTTATTCCTTATTTATGGAAACAAATTGCTGAAGTAAGAAATGTCAAAATGGAAATCAATTATGGGATTGAAAACCTACGTTTTGCACAACCTGTTTTGGTTGACAATGCTGTACAGCTCCATACACAAGTAAAATCGGTTGTCAATTTGAGAGGGGTTGTCAAAGTTACCATCGAAGCTACATTGAAAATCAAAGACAGTGCAAAACCGGCGTACGTGGGTGATGTGATCTTCTTATATCATTTCAATTAA
- a CDS encoding multicopper oxidase family protein: MYKKSNILTVVLLLMTQLTVLAQKVVRHDLYVRDTIVNYAGKSKRAIAVNGQIPMPTLTFTEGDTAEIVVHNELKESTSLHWHGIFLPNKEDGVPHLTQEPIKPNSTYTYRFPIIQHGTHWYHSHSGLQEQIGMYGSLILNKRADDKTFRKGIDDLPTIPVILSEWTNYNPDNIQRMLHTANDWAAIKKGSTQSYVEAIKEGKFKTKVTNEWKRQLAMDVSDVYYDKVLMNGAHSTDLKSVNGKALKAGDKVRLRISNGGASSYFWLRYAGGKITVVANDGNDVVPVEVDRLMIAVSETYDVVVTIPNEGTAYEFMATTEDRTQSASYFVGNGIKQLISPLPRLKYFEGMKMMNDMMKMNGDLNDMGMKMSLNQMDMNVVMYPEITGDGKKKEDHSKHSGMNHGQMNMDEDPNRYNANALGDIVTLNYAMLESPQATELPKEAPIRDLKFTLTGNMSRYVWSMDNKILSETDKIPVKKGEVLRITIYNNSMMRHPIHLHGFDFRLLNGKGSKAPLKNVVDIMPMETDTIEFLANEEGDWFFHCHILYHMMAGMNRVFAVDDYKNPYLPDKAKAYKELQMESNMTHFMAQNDFATNGNDGQAMFQNARWQLGSEWRLGYNDMHGYEVETHLGRYFGKMQWFMPFVGFDYRYRRMGEDEHEKNIFGQANKKDSRKALSLGFMYTLPMLVNFQAEVYHDGIVRLQLMREDIPIARRIRGDFMVNSDLEYMAGLNYVITKNMAFRTHYDSDMGFGVGLSLNY; encoded by the coding sequence ATGTATAAAAAGAGTAATATATTAACGGTTGTCTTACTATTGATGACACAACTGACAGTGCTGGCCCAGAAGGTGGTTCGTCATGACCTTTATGTACGGGATACCATTGTCAATTATGCCGGCAAATCAAAACGGGCAATCGCTGTAAACGGGCAGATTCCAATGCCGACCCTGACTTTTACTGAAGGAGATACGGCGGAAATCGTTGTTCACAATGAGTTAAAGGAAAGTACTTCGCTGCACTGGCACGGTATTTTTCTGCCGAATAAAGAAGACGGTGTGCCACACCTGACGCAGGAACCTATAAAGCCGAATTCGACTTATACCTATCGTTTTCCGATAATTCAACACGGTACACATTGGTATCACTCGCATTCGGGCCTCCAGGAACAGATCGGTATGTATGGTAGCCTTATTCTCAACAAGCGTGCAGATGATAAGACTTTCCGAAAAGGAATTGATGATTTACCCACGATTCCGGTCATATTAAGTGAATGGACAAATTATAACCCCGATAACATTCAGCGAATGCTACACACGGCCAACGATTGGGCCGCGATAAAAAAAGGGTCTACACAATCGTACGTCGAAGCAATTAAAGAAGGGAAGTTTAAGACGAAAGTCACGAATGAATGGAAACGTCAGCTGGCGATGGATGTCAGTGATGTCTATTATGATAAGGTGTTGATGAACGGGGCTCATTCCACGGATTTAAAGTCGGTGAATGGTAAAGCTTTGAAAGCAGGAGATAAAGTGCGTTTACGAATTTCCAATGGCGGTGCTTCGTCTTATTTTTGGCTGCGCTATGCAGGTGGCAAAATTACCGTTGTTGCCAATGATGGGAATGATGTGGTTCCGGTGGAGGTCGATCGATTAATGATTGCGGTATCGGAGACTTATGATGTCGTTGTAACTATACCAAATGAAGGTACAGCTTACGAATTCATGGCAACAACAGAAGATCGAACACAATCTGCCAGTTATTTTGTCGGAAATGGTATTAAACAATTGATTTCCCCGCTTCCCCGCCTTAAATATTTTGAGGGCATGAAGATGATGAACGATATGATGAAGATGAATGGTGATCTCAATGATATGGGCATGAAGATGAGTCTGAACCAGATGGATATGAATGTGGTGATGTATCCCGAAATTACAGGTGATGGAAAGAAAAAAGAAGATCACAGTAAACATAGCGGTATGAATCATGGACAAATGAACATGGACGAAGATCCCAATCGTTATAATGCCAATGCATTGGGCGATATTGTCACGCTCAACTATGCGATGCTGGAGTCTCCTCAAGCTACTGAACTACCTAAAGAAGCGCCGATACGAGATCTCAAATTTACCCTGACGGGAAATATGAGCCGTTATGTATGGAGCATGGACAATAAAATTCTTTCTGAAACGGATAAGATACCTGTAAAAAAGGGCGAGGTATTGCGCATTACCATCTATAATAACTCAATGATGCGTCATCCAATACATCTGCATGGCTTTGACTTTAGATTGTTAAATGGAAAAGGATCAAAAGCGCCGTTGAAAAATGTGGTGGATATCATGCCCATGGAGACGGATACGATCGAATTCTTAGCGAATGAAGAAGGAGACTGGTTTTTTCATTGCCATATCCTGTATCATATGATGGCGGGGATGAACCGCGTTTTTGCTGTGGACGATTATAAAAATCCCTATCTTCCAGATAAAGCTAAAGCCTATAAGGAGCTGCAGATGGAAAGTAATATGACTCATTTCATGGCGCAAAATGATTTCGCTACCAATGGAAATGACGGTCAGGCAATGTTTCAGAATGCACGCTGGCAGCTTGGTTCAGAATGGCGTTTGGGGTATAATGATATGCACGGTTATGAGGTGGAAACCCACTTGGGTAGATACTTTGGGAAGATGCAATGGTTTATGCCATTTGTAGGTTTTGATTATCGTTATCGTCGAATGGGGGAGGATGAACATGAGAAAAATATTTTTGGACAGGCCAATAAAAAAGATAGTCGCAAAGCTTTAAGTCTGGGTTTTATGTATACTTTACCCATGTTGGTCAATTTTCAGGCAGAGGTGTATCACGATGGAATTGTGCGATTGCAGCTTATGCGTGAGGATATCCCGATCGCTAGAAGGATCCGTGGCGATTTTATGGTCAACTCAGACCTTGAATATATGGCTGGACTAAATTATGTCATCACCAAAAATATGGCTTTTAGAACACATTATGATAGCGATATGGGCTTTGGTGTGGGCTTGTCATTAAATTATTAA
- a CDS encoding YeiH family protein — MDKKINTTIRYKQLLNHKVSVREIIFILLFVLCLTPFVSAPLALLLGIIVAQWIGHPFLAVNHRATQILLQISVVGLGFGMNIDTAIQTGKQGFVLTVISILGTLSLGYLLGRLLKLEKVTAYLISVGTAICGGSAIAAVSPTIKANEKQVSVALGTIFVLNAIALFVFPVVGHLLDLSQTQFGLWCAVAIQDTSSVVGAASKYGNEALQVATTVKLTRALWIIPIACLSAVAFKTKGTRIKIPYFIGLFVLAVILTSYIPFFQYIGGYVVSISKMGLTLTLFLIGASLSREVLLAVGFKAILQGVVLWLGLSIPVLIYIYFCL; from the coding sequence ATGGACAAAAAAATAAATACGACAATTCGTTATAAGCAGCTGCTCAATCATAAAGTCTCCGTTCGGGAAATCATTTTTATACTCTTATTTGTATTATGTCTTACCCCATTTGTGTCGGCCCCTCTTGCCTTACTTTTGGGTATTATTGTAGCGCAATGGATTGGCCATCCCTTTCTGGCAGTCAATCACAGGGCAACACAGATTTTGTTACAGATTTCTGTGGTTGGACTTGGATTTGGAATGAATATCGATACAGCTATCCAAACGGGTAAGCAGGGGTTTGTGTTAACCGTTATTTCTATTCTCGGAACATTATCATTGGGCTATCTATTGGGTAGGTTACTCAAATTGGAAAAGGTGACCGCTTATTTGATTTCTGTTGGCACTGCCATTTGTGGAGGAAGCGCCATTGCTGCGGTTTCACCGACGATAAAAGCCAATGAAAAGCAAGTAAGTGTGGCGTTAGGGACCATATTTGTACTAAATGCCATTGCTTTATTTGTATTTCCTGTCGTCGGTCATTTGCTTGATCTCAGCCAGACGCAATTTGGTTTATGGTGTGCGGTTGCCATACAGGATACCAGTTCTGTCGTTGGTGCGGCAAGTAAGTACGGTAATGAAGCACTACAGGTTGCGACAACCGTAAAATTGACCAGAGCTTTATGGATCATTCCAATTGCCTGTTTAAGTGCTGTAGCATTCAAAACCAAAGGGACAAGAATTAAAATACCGTATTTTATTGGCCTATTTGTATTGGCGGTTATCTTAACAAGTTATATCCCTTTTTTTCAGTATATAGGAGGCTATGTCGTTTCTATTTCAAAGATGGGGCTTACCTTAACGTTGTTTTTAATTGGAGCAAGTTTGTCGAGGGAGGTCTTGTTGGCAGTAGGTTTTAAAGCAATACTACAGGGGGTAGTGCTGTGGTTGGGATTATCAATACCAGTACTCATCTATATCTATTTTTGTCTCTAG
- a CDS encoding SRPBCC domain-containing protein: protein MERIKIETHINVRVETIWNAYNSAEDIMQWNHASDDWHCTSSINDLRIGGKFKNRMEAKDGSMGFDFEGSYTALEPFKKIAYVMPDGRHVEINFNAKKSATDITIIFDAETENPIDLQRDGWKAILENFRSYVENTYATTQLGQSHE, encoded by the coding sequence ATGGAACGGATAAAGATTGAAACCCATATCAACGTACGCGTAGAAACGATCTGGAATGCCTATAACTCGGCCGAGGATATCATGCAATGGAATCATGCTTCAGATGACTGGCACTGTACAAGTTCGATCAATGACTTACGTATTGGCGGAAAGTTCAAAAACCGAATGGAGGCAAAAGATGGATCTATGGGCTTTGATTTTGAAGGCAGCTATACCGCGCTTGAACCCTTTAAAAAAATAGCCTATGTTATGCCTGATGGTCGTCATGTTGAAATCAACTTCAATGCAAAAAAGTCTGCTACGGATATCACGATAATTTTTGATGCAGAAACGGAAAATCCTATTGATTTGCAACGTGATGGATGGAAGGCCATTCTCGAAAATTTCAGATCCTACGTTGAAAACACCTATGCAACGACACAGCTCGGGCAATCGCATGAATGA
- a CDS encoding beta-ketoacyl-ACP synthase III, protein MTERIPSRPYAAITGIGGYIPPNKRSNTDLEQFCDTSDEWIIKRTGIKERRILEENLATSDMAVKAIQDLATQYHKNLNDVDALIVATSTPDMPMPATANIILEKLGLTNVWAFDVNAACSGFLYALDMASALVETGRYKNVLVVGADNISTYVDLKDRSTNILFGDGAGVIWLEPSLEGGIMDAYLCSNGAGKEFLKIEAGGSLHPIDSNLPVNDNRFLKQDGKTVFRHAVQSMSDACNTVLQRNNLQIEDINWLIPHQANQRIIDAVGRSLNIPEDRALSNIEYLGNTIAATIPLCIWQNIKKLNTGDLVMLTAFGAGFSWGASIFKWMI, encoded by the coding sequence ATGACTGAGAGAATACCCAGCAGGCCGTATGCAGCAATTACTGGTATTGGCGGATATATTCCACCGAATAAGAGATCAAATACAGATTTGGAGCAGTTTTGCGATACATCCGATGAATGGATTATCAAACGTACAGGTATTAAGGAGCGGAGAATTTTAGAAGAAAATCTTGCCACATCAGACATGGCTGTAAAAGCTATACAAGATTTGGCAACACAATATCATAAAAATCTGAACGATGTAGATGCGCTAATTGTAGCGACTTCTACACCCGATATGCCAATGCCGGCAACAGCAAATATCATTTTAGAAAAATTAGGTCTTACCAATGTTTGGGCTTTTGATGTCAATGCTGCTTGCTCTGGGTTTTTATATGCCTTAGACATGGCTTCAGCTCTCGTTGAGACAGGCCGTTATAAAAATGTACTCGTAGTCGGTGCTGACAACATCAGTACTTATGTCGATTTAAAAGATCGTTCGACCAATATTCTTTTTGGTGATGGCGCTGGTGTGATATGGCTTGAGCCATCTTTAGAAGGTGGAATTATGGATGCCTATCTATGTAGCAATGGCGCGGGAAAAGAATTCTTAAAAATCGAAGCCGGCGGTTCTTTGCATCCAATCGACAGTAATCTTCCTGTCAACGACAACAGATTCCTGAAACAAGATGGCAAAACTGTATTTAGACATGCTGTTCAGTCTATGAGCGACGCTTGTAATACGGTTTTACAACGCAACAACCTACAGATTGAAGATATCAACTGGTTAATTCCACATCAGGCTAATCAGCGCATCATTGATGCCGTTGGGCGTAGTCTGAATATACCAGAAGACAGAGCATTAAGTAATATCGAATACCTAGGAAATACCATTGCTGCCACGATCCCGTTGTGTATCTGGCAGAATATTAAAAAATTAAATACCGGTGATTTAGTCATGTTAACCGCCTTTGGTGCAGGTTTCTCTTGGGGAGCCAGCATATTTAAATGGATGATTTAA